From the Symmachiella macrocystis genome, the window CCAATGAAACTCTACAAGAGCCGGCAGGCTTGTAATTTAGGGCCAGCTCATCTGAACCTGCATGAAGCGCGAAAGGTAGACATCGTGATATTCCGACATAGTTTGTATGGAATTATCAATTTTGCGGATAAGTTCGGTGTTTCGCTGGACGTTTATTTGCGCTGTACTGACGTTTGCCGCGCGGTCCAAAAACAATGGTGGACGGAAGTTGAACACCAAAAGGAGGTTCGCGAGAAAAACACGTGGAAGAACTGTTGTCGGAAGTGATCGTAACCAGCGGCTAAAATGATTTCAATCCGTTTGGTTTTCCGAACAAGCGCGCACAGAGAGAACAGAGGTGAACAGTAACGACAACGATAAAAGTCACGCAGCTCGTTCGTACCATTGAATAAGGCCGCCGAGTCGTTCGCGGCGAACGATCTGATCGAGGACGATCGTATTGTTCTCGGGTGGTGGATCATCGCATGTTGGAGGCAGATGTCCACAGGCGGAATGGGCACGATCATCGTTGTAGTAGCGGACGTAT encodes:
- a CDS encoding integrase core domain-containing protein — its product is AEGLKVKVLSVQSPNLNSRCERVIQSIKQECLDNFLMFGEQHLNYRVREYVRYYNDDRAHSACGHLPPTCDDPPPENNTIVLDQIVRRERLGGLIQWYERAA